The proteins below come from a single Gordonia pseudamarae genomic window:
- a CDS encoding phosphatase PAP2 family protein, whose translation MSIDESPAPRAGVLRQGPDLGLTDRDLTDRDLTDPDSRDRDRDPDGPESGAAEPLGVERPWVDLGKAAELDPDMVTRRDLTWVRRAAIGLWAIGLFTEFWVHGLAFDRTRLILLMCFGMFAACIGRRRAITVVIDWLPFVLILLLYDWTRNVAQLIDMPTQWHLAPDIDKAMFGVNPTVWLQSHLKHAEPTWWEVVTSVVYISYFIVPYAMAAILWVRDRAVWRRYAACFLATTFIALIGYTLLPAAPPWAAARCTAEQVQDHPRDPPCMHSVTPEPDGGLLGRVEPRHDGAAPYVERISWRGWSVLNIDNASQLFTMAQGKSNLVAAIPSLHAGLTMLLALFMWPRVKALGKTLFMAYPLAMAFALVFTAEHYVIDILLGWALAASVIAVCRWVDRRWLIPRQQRLRAPTVQP comes from the coding sequence TTGAGTATCGATGAGTCCCCAGCGCCCCGTGCCGGGGTTCTCCGGCAGGGCCCCGACCTCGGCTTGACCGATCGCGACTTGACCGATCGCGACCTGACCGACCCGGATTCACGCGATCGCGATCGCGATCCGGACGGTCCGGAATCCGGGGCGGCCGAACCGCTGGGCGTCGAACGCCCGTGGGTCGACCTGGGCAAGGCCGCTGAACTCGACCCCGACATGGTCACCCGACGCGATCTGACCTGGGTGCGCCGGGCCGCGATCGGGCTGTGGGCGATCGGGCTGTTCACCGAGTTCTGGGTGCACGGCCTGGCCTTCGACCGCACCCGGCTCATCCTGCTGATGTGTTTCGGCATGTTCGCCGCCTGCATCGGCAGGCGGCGCGCGATCACCGTCGTCATCGACTGGCTGCCGTTCGTGCTGATCCTGCTGCTCTACGACTGGACCCGCAACGTCGCCCAGCTGATCGACATGCCGACGCAGTGGCACCTGGCGCCCGACATCGACAAGGCGATGTTCGGGGTCAACCCGACGGTATGGCTGCAGAGCCACCTCAAGCACGCCGAACCCACCTGGTGGGAGGTCGTCACCAGTGTCGTCTACATCTCCTATTTCATCGTCCCGTACGCGATGGCGGCGATCCTGTGGGTGCGTGATCGTGCGGTGTGGCGCCGGTACGCGGCATGCTTCCTGGCGACGACGTTCATCGCGCTCATCGGCTACACCCTGCTGCCCGCAGCTCCGCCGTGGGCAGCGGCCCGGTGCACCGCCGAGCAGGTGCAGGACCATCCGCGCGATCCTCCGTGTATGCATTCGGTGACCCCTGAACCCGACGGCGGTCTGCTCGGCCGGGTCGAACCCCGTCACGACGGTGCGGCACCTTATGTCGAACGCATCTCGTGGCGTGGCTGGAGCGTGCTCAACATCGACAACGCCTCCCAGCTGTTCACCATGGCGCAGGGCAAGTCGAACCTGGTCGCCGCCATCCCGTCGCTGCATGCCGGACTGACGATGCTGCTGGCGCTGTTCATGTGGCCGCGCGTCAAGGCGCTCGGTAAGACACTGTTCATGGCCTACCCGCTGGCGATGGCGTTCGCACTGGTGTTCACCGCCGAGCATTACGTCATCGACATCCTGCTCGGCTGGGCGCTGGCCGCGAGTGTGATCGCGGTGTGCCGGTGGGTGGACCGGCGCTGGTTGATACCTCGGCAGCAGCGATTACGAGCGCCTACAGTACAGCCATGA
- a CDS encoding deoxyribonuclease IV codes for MRIGAHLREDTDPLGMAAELGIDLFQMFVTDPQSWKKPAPNPRAQEFRESAIDVVVHSSYSINVASLNNRLRMPSRKAVEQQAEAAADLGAFGLVVHGGHLRDGEDRMAGFVNWHKLFERQVDKGGFGVPILIENTAGGDHAMARTLESIDRLWSEVGEFEQAGFCLDTCHAWAGGEDLIGLVERVKAITGRIDLVHLNNSRDEFDSRRDRHANLESGRIDAAVLAEVARTADAPIILETPTEDIPADLTYLRDRL; via the coding sequence ATGCGCATCGGAGCCCACCTTCGCGAAGACACCGACCCGCTCGGCATGGCGGCCGAACTCGGCATCGACCTTTTCCAGATGTTCGTCACCGACCCGCAGAGCTGGAAGAAGCCCGCCCCCAACCCGCGTGCGCAGGAGTTCCGCGAATCGGCGATCGACGTGGTGGTGCATTCGAGCTACTCGATCAACGTCGCGAGCCTGAACAACCGGCTGCGGATGCCCTCGCGCAAGGCTGTCGAGCAGCAGGCCGAGGCCGCCGCCGATCTCGGCGCGTTCGGGCTGGTGGTGCACGGTGGACACCTCCGCGACGGCGAGGACCGGATGGCCGGATTCGTCAACTGGCACAAGCTCTTCGAACGTCAGGTGGACAAGGGCGGCTTCGGCGTGCCGATCCTGATCGAGAACACCGCGGGCGGCGATCACGCGATGGCTCGCACGCTCGAATCCATCGACCGGCTCTGGAGCGAGGTCGGCGAGTTCGAGCAGGCCGGGTTCTGCCTCGACACCTGCCACGCGTGGGCGGGCGGGGAAGACCTGATCGGACTCGTCGAGCGTGTCAAGGCGATCACCGGCCGGATCGACCTGGTACACCTGAACAACTCCCGCGACGAGTTCGACTCGCGCCGCGACCGGCACGCCAACCTCGAATCCGGCCGCATCGATGCCGCCGTCCTGGCCGAGGTTGCCCGCACCGCCGACGCGCCGATCATTCTGGAGACGCCCACCGAGGACATTCCGGCCGACCTGACGTATCTCCGCGACCGCCTCTGA
- a CDS encoding acyl-CoA dehydrogenase encodes MGHYKSNLRDLQFNLFEFLNLEQVLTDGDFGDLDKETALDMLREVRTLAEGPIAESFADADRNPPVFDPETHSVTVPESFKKSYNAFIEAGWDKIGLHEELDGLPAPRSLYWAIGEMILGANPAVFMYAAGSGFANIFFNQATDEQKKWAAICAERGWGSTMVLTEPDAGSDVGAGRTKAVEQEDGTWHIDGVKRFITSGDQDMTENIFHLVLARPEGAGPGTKGLSLFFVPKFHFDHETGELGERNGAFVTNVEHKMGLKVSATCEVTFGQHGIPAKGWLVGEVHKGIAQMFEVIEHARMMVGTKAISTLSTGYLNALDYAKERVQGADLTQMTDKAAPRVTITHHPDVRRSLMTQKAYAEGLRAVYLYTASHQDAVAAKIVSGADADLAHRVNDLLLPIVKGVGSERAYAALSHESLQTFGGSGFLQDYPIEQYIRDAKIDSLYEGTTAIQAQDFFFRKIVRDRGQAFAHVAGQIQQFLDAEAGNGRLKAERTLLKTAMDDVQAMTGSLTATLMSAQEDPKQLYKVGLGSVRYLMAVGDLLIGWLLLRQAEIALTKLDEGATGDDKSFYEGKVAVASFFAKNMLPLLTSVRVTVENVDNDIMELDEAAF; translated from the coding sequence ATGGGTCACTACAAGAGCAACCTGCGTGATCTGCAGTTCAACCTGTTCGAATTCCTCAACCTGGAACAGGTCCTCACCGACGGCGACTTCGGCGACCTCGACAAAGAGACCGCCCTCGACATGCTGCGCGAGGTCCGCACCCTCGCCGAAGGACCCATCGCCGAATCCTTCGCCGACGCCGATCGCAACCCGCCGGTCTTCGACCCCGAGACCCACTCGGTCACCGTTCCGGAAAGCTTCAAGAAATCCTACAACGCCTTCATTGAAGCCGGCTGGGACAAGATCGGCCTGCACGAAGAGCTCGACGGCCTGCCCGCCCCACGCTCGCTGTACTGGGCCATCGGCGAAATGATCCTCGGCGCCAACCCCGCCGTCTTCATGTACGCCGCCGGCTCCGGCTTCGCCAACATCTTCTTCAACCAGGCCACCGACGAGCAGAAGAAGTGGGCCGCCATCTGCGCCGAACGCGGCTGGGGCTCCACCATGGTGCTCACCGAGCCCGACGCCGGCTCCGACGTCGGCGCCGGCCGCACCAAGGCCGTCGAGCAGGAGGACGGCACCTGGCACATCGACGGAGTGAAGCGCTTCATCACCTCCGGCGACCAGGACATGACCGAGAACATCTTCCACCTCGTGCTCGCCCGCCCCGAAGGCGCCGGCCCCGGCACCAAGGGACTGTCGCTGTTCTTCGTCCCCAAGTTCCACTTCGACCACGAGACCGGTGAACTCGGCGAACGCAACGGCGCCTTCGTCACCAACGTCGAACACAAGATGGGCCTCAAGGTCTCCGCCACCTGTGAGGTCACCTTCGGCCAGCACGGCATCCCCGCCAAGGGCTGGCTCGTCGGCGAGGTCCACAAGGGCATCGCGCAGATGTTCGAGGTCATCGAACACGCCCGCATGATGGTGGGCACCAAGGCCATCTCGACCCTGTCGACCGGCTACCTCAACGCCCTCGACTACGCCAAGGAACGCGTCCAGGGCGCCGACCTCACCCAGATGACCGACAAGGCCGCCCCGCGCGTCACCATCACCCACCACCCGGACGTACGCCGTTCGCTGATGACCCAGAAGGCATACGCCGAAGGCCTGCGCGCGGTCTACCTGTACACCGCCTCGCACCAGGACGCCGTCGCCGCCAAGATCGTCTCCGGCGCCGACGCCGACCTCGCGCACCGCGTCAACGACCTGCTGCTGCCCATCGTCAAGGGCGTCGGCTCCGAACGCGCCTACGCCGCCCTCAGCCACGAATCGCTGCAGACCTTCGGCGGATCCGGCTTCCTGCAGGACTACCCGATCGAGCAGTACATCCGCGACGCCAAGATCGACTCGCTGTACGAAGGAACCACCGCCATCCAGGCGCAGGACTTCTTCTTCCGCAAGATCGTCCGCGACCGCGGCCAGGCATTCGCCCACGTCGCCGGCCAGATCCAGCAGTTCCTCGACGCCGAAGCCGGCAACGGCCGGCTCAAGGCCGAACGCACCCTGCTCAAGACCGCCATGGACGACGTACAGGCCATGACCGGCTCGCTCACCGCGACGCTCATGTCCGCGCAGGAAGACCCCAAGCAGCTCTACAAGGTGGGCCTGGGCTCGGTGCGCTACCTGATGGCCGTCGGCGACCTGCTCATCGGCTGGCTGCTGCTGCGCCAGGCCGAGATCGCCCTCACCAAGCTCGACGAAGGCGCAACCGGCGACGACAAATCGTTCTACGAGGGCAAGGTGGCCGTGGCATCGTTCTTCGCCAAGAACATGCTGCCGCTGCTCACCTCCGTGCGGGTCACCGTCGAGAACGTCGACAACGACATCATGGAGCTCGACGAAGCCGCCTTCTGA
- a CDS encoding SDR family NAD(P)-dependent oxidoreductase: protein MDINGASAIVTGGASGIGAASARALAARGVKVVVADMNAEKGEAIAKEIDGVFISVDVTDSEQIKAAIAKAEEIGTFRILVNSAGIGWAQRTIGKDGNYDSAHNLEFFKKVTSVNVFGTFDFIRLGATAISRTEPLADGERGSIVNISSVAGVEGQIGQVSYSASKGAINGMTVPIARDLSAVGIRVNTIMPGLIDTPIYGPEEDSKEFKANLGKNVLFPRRLGTPDELASMVVELTVNSYMNAEVVRVDGGIRMPPK, encoded by the coding sequence GTGGATATCAACGGAGCAAGTGCAATCGTCACCGGCGGTGCGTCGGGTATTGGTGCCGCCTCGGCACGCGCCCTGGCTGCCAGGGGTGTCAAGGTCGTCGTCGCCGACATGAACGCTGAGAAGGGCGAGGCAATCGCCAAGGAGATCGACGGCGTCTTCATCAGCGTCGACGTCACCGACTCGGAACAGATCAAGGCGGCCATCGCCAAGGCCGAGGAAATCGGTACGTTCCGGATCCTGGTGAACTCGGCCGGCATCGGCTGGGCGCAGCGGACCATCGGCAAGGACGGCAACTACGATTCGGCGCACAACCTGGAGTTCTTCAAGAAGGTCACCAGCGTCAACGTCTTCGGCACGTTCGACTTCATCCGGCTCGGCGCCACCGCGATCAGCCGCACCGAGCCCCTTGCCGACGGCGAGCGTGGCTCGATCGTCAACATCTCCAGCGTCGCCGGCGTGGAGGGTCAGATCGGACAGGTGTCGTACTCGGCGTCCAAGGGCGCCATCAACGGCATGACCGTGCCGATCGCCCGCGACCTGTCGGCCGTCGGCATCCGCGTGAATACCATTATGCCCGGCCTGATCGACACCCCGATCTACGGTCCGGAGGAGGACTCCAAGGAGTTCAAGGCGAACCTGGGCAAGAACGTCCTGTTCCCGCGACGTCTCGGCACCCCCGATGAGCTGGCCTCGATGGTTGTCGAGCTCACCGTGAACTCGTACATGAACGCCGAGGTCGTCCGCGTCGACGGCGGCATCCGGATGCCTCCGAAGTAG
- a CDS encoding SDR family NAD(P)-dependent oxidoreductase, whose amino-acid sequence MSAVLDLFRLDGRVAVVTGASSGLGVSFAGALADAGADLVLAARRIDRLEETKKVVEAKGRRAITVACDVADPQACADVATAAVENFGRLDILVNNAGISDAVPAAKETADEFDRVVTINLNGTFYMAQACARAMTDGGSIINIASVLGLTSIMMPHAAYASSKAGVIGLTRELAQQWSGRKGIRVNAIAPGYFASEMTSGLIDGGYADKFVIPRTLFGRLGNEGELNPALIFLASDASSYVTGITLPVDGGILTN is encoded by the coding sequence ATGTCGGCTGTACTCGACCTGTTTCGGCTCGACGGCCGAGTGGCGGTGGTGACCGGCGCGTCCAGCGGACTGGGCGTGTCCTTCGCCGGCGCGCTCGCCGATGCCGGTGCCGACCTCGTGCTCGCCGCCCGTCGTATCGACAGGCTCGAAGAGACCAAGAAGGTCGTCGAGGCCAAGGGTCGGCGCGCGATCACCGTCGCCTGCGACGTCGCCGACCCGCAGGCCTGTGCCGACGTCGCGACCGCCGCCGTCGAGAACTTCGGCCGCCTGGACATCCTCGTCAACAACGCCGGCATCTCCGACGCGGTGCCCGCCGCCAAGGAGACCGCCGACGAGTTCGACCGCGTCGTCACGATCAACCTCAACGGCACCTTCTACATGGCGCAGGCCTGTGCGCGCGCGATGACCGACGGCGGCTCGATCATCAACATCGCCAGCGTTCTCGGCCTGACCAGCATCATGATGCCGCACGCCGCATACGCCTCCAGCAAGGCCGGCGTCATCGGACTGACCCGCGAACTGGCCCAGCAGTGGTCCGGCCGCAAGGGAATCCGCGTCAATGCGATCGCCCCCGGATACTTCGCCTCCGAGATGACCAGCGGGCTGATCGACGGCGGCTACGCGGACAAGTTCGTCATCCCGCGTACCCTGTTCGGCAGGCTCGGCAACGAGGGCGAACTCAACCCGGCGCTGATCTTCCTCGCCTCCGACGCCAGCAGCTACGTCACCGGAATCACCCTCCCCGTCGACGGGGGCATCCTCACCAACTGA
- a CDS encoding VanW family protein gives MSRGVAIRAGVHAVLGILFVGILIVGVDLLVTHGKTARGATVVGLDAGNLSPTEARSVLDQLALRADQPVTIVTPRGEVKVTAKSLGLTFDADATLELLRDQPVNPVRRLVGLAGRDREIVPVVTVDREVLDATLDSRRTQMELSAVEGGVHFSKGRPVADLPSAGRRIARDRVPEALRAGWLLGEPVMLPTEQFAPTVSAETVRVTRDGVAATAMAGPIVLNGSGGVRASITPVQLGDVLTFVADGKGGLTASIDQKAAVKSFGPGLAATVKAPVDATFTLSGGRPQVVPSRVGARIDWTKTLGKITKTATTTDPGARRSVDVVYEVRKPKLTTAKAEGLGVGEVVSEFTTGGFAEASGENIRLVAQSVDGAVVLPGESFSLNGYTGTRGSAQGYVTSTIIDHGRTSKAVGGGISQFATTLYNAAYFAGLEDVDHTEHSYYISRYPEAREATVFDGAIDLVFRNNTDHGIVIDTDWSPSAVTVRLWSTKTVEVQSITGSRSKYTNPEKITLPKGDNCIPGNGSKGFTTSDTRVVTDAKSGAEISRHTRTVKYDPEPIVRCT, from the coding sequence GTGAGCAGAGGGGTGGCGATTCGGGCCGGTGTGCATGCCGTGCTCGGGATCTTGTTCGTCGGCATCCTCATCGTGGGTGTTGACCTGCTGGTTACCCATGGCAAGACGGCCCGTGGCGCAACTGTCGTCGGGCTGGACGCGGGTAATCTGTCTCCGACCGAGGCGCGTTCGGTGCTCGATCAGCTCGCCCTCCGTGCCGATCAGCCTGTGACGATAGTCACGCCGCGGGGTGAGGTGAAGGTCACGGCCAAGTCGCTGGGTCTGACGTTCGACGCCGATGCGACTCTGGAGCTTCTGCGCGATCAGCCGGTCAACCCGGTGCGGCGGCTCGTGGGGCTGGCGGGTCGTGACCGGGAAATCGTGCCGGTGGTCACCGTCGACCGCGAGGTTCTCGACGCCACCCTCGACTCCCGGCGCACACAGATGGAGTTGTCGGCGGTCGAGGGTGGGGTTCATTTCTCCAAGGGCAGGCCGGTGGCCGATCTGCCCTCGGCCGGCCGGCGGATCGCCCGCGATCGGGTTCCCGAGGCATTGCGGGCGGGTTGGCTGCTCGGGGAGCCGGTGATGCTGCCGACCGAGCAGTTCGCGCCGACGGTGTCGGCGGAGACGGTGCGTGTCACCCGCGACGGGGTGGCGGCCACCGCGATGGCGGGGCCGATCGTGCTCAACGGCAGCGGCGGGGTCCGGGCGTCCATCACCCCGGTACAACTCGGTGACGTTCTCACCTTCGTCGCCGACGGCAAGGGCGGCCTGACGGCGAGCATCGATCAGAAGGCCGCCGTGAAGTCGTTCGGTCCGGGACTGGCCGCGACCGTCAAGGCCCCCGTCGACGCGACGTTCACGCTCTCGGGCGGCCGGCCCCAGGTGGTGCCCTCCCGTGTCGGCGCGCGCATCGACTGGACCAAGACGCTCGGCAAGATCACGAAGACGGCGACCACCACCGATCCGGGTGCGCGTCGATCCGTCGATGTCGTCTATGAGGTGCGGAAGCCGAAACTGACCACCGCCAAGGCGGAGGGCCTCGGGGTCGGTGAGGTCGTCAGCGAGTTCACCACCGGCGGATTCGCCGAGGCCTCGGGGGAGAACATCCGGCTGGTCGCGCAGTCCGTCGACGGTGCGGTGGTGTTGCCCGGTGAGTCGTTCTCGCTGAACGGATATACCGGCACCCGGGGGTCGGCGCAGGGCTATGTGACCTCGACGATCATCGACCACGGTCGCACGTCGAAGGCGGTGGGCGGCGGCATTTCACAGTTCGCCACCACGCTGTACAACGCAGCGTACTTCGCCGGGCTCGAAGACGTGGACCACACCGAGCATTCCTATTACATCTCGCGCTATCCGGAGGCACGGGAGGCGACGGTGTTCGACGGTGCCATCGATCTGGTCTTCCGCAACAACACCGACCACGGCATCGTCATCGACACCGACTGGTCGCCGAGCGCGGTGACAGTCCGCCTGTGGAGCACCAAAACCGTTGAGGTGCAGTCGATCACCGGTAGTCGATCGAAGTACACCAATCCGGAGAAGATCACCCTGCCCAAGGGTGATAACTGCATTCCCGGCAACGGCTCGAAAGGTTTCACCACCTCGGACACCCGGGTGGTCACCGACGCGAAGTCGGGTGCCGAGATCAGCAGACACACCCGGACAGTGAAATACGATCCGGAGCCGATAGTGCGCTGCACGTAG
- a CDS encoding acetyl-CoA C-acetyltransferase, with protein sequence MATAPKTRTERPVAILGGNRIPFAKQDKAYAKVGNQEMFTAALDGLVSRFGLQGEQLGMVAGGAVLKHSRDFNLIRESVLGSALSPYTPAFDVQQACGTGLQAITAVADGVARGRYDAAVGGGVDTTSDAPIAVSESMRRQLLEVNRSRTTQDQLLNALKLLPNLGIEIPRNGEPRTGMSMGDHAAITAKEFGIKRVDQDELAAASHQKMAAAYDAGFFDDLVTPFGGLIRDQNLRGDSTAEKLAKLKPVFGVSLGDATMTAGNSTPLTDGASTVLLGTDEWAKDKGLPVLAYFVDSETAAVDYVNGPDGLLMAPTYAVPRLLERNGLTLQDFDFYEIHEAFASVVLCTLAAWESETYCKERLGLDRALGSIDRAKLNVNGSSLAAGHPFAATGGRIVAQAAKQIAENGGGRALISICAAGGQGVTAIIEG encoded by the coding sequence GTGGCCACAGCACCCAAGACCCGCACCGAACGTCCGGTAGCGATCCTCGGCGGCAACCGGATTCCGTTTGCCAAACAGGACAAGGCGTACGCCAAGGTCGGCAATCAGGAAATGTTCACCGCCGCACTCGACGGCCTGGTCAGCCGGTTCGGCCTGCAGGGCGAGCAGCTCGGAATGGTCGCCGGCGGCGCCGTCCTCAAGCACTCGCGCGACTTCAACCTCATCCGGGAGAGCGTCCTCGGTTCGGCCCTGTCGCCGTACACCCCCGCCTTCGACGTCCAGCAGGCGTGCGGCACCGGCCTGCAGGCCATCACCGCCGTCGCCGACGGAGTGGCCCGCGGCCGGTACGACGCCGCCGTCGGTGGCGGTGTCGACACCACCTCCGACGCGCCGATCGCCGTCTCGGAGTCGATGCGCCGTCAGTTGCTGGAGGTCAATCGTTCGCGCACTACGCAGGATCAGCTGCTCAACGCGCTGAAACTGCTGCCCAATCTGGGTATCGAGATCCCGCGCAACGGCGAGCCCCGCACCGGCATGTCGATGGGTGACCACGCCGCCATCACGGCCAAGGAGTTCGGTATCAAGCGCGTCGACCAGGACGAACTGGCCGCCGCCAGCCACCAGAAGATGGCCGCCGCCTACGACGCGGGCTTCTTCGACGATCTCGTCACCCCGTTCGGCGGCCTGATCCGTGACCAGAATCTGCGCGGTGACTCGACCGCCGAGAAGCTCGCCAAGCTCAAGCCGGTGTTCGGGGTGTCCCTGGGCGACGCCACGATGACCGCGGGCAACTCCACCCCGCTCACCGACGGCGCGTCCACGGTGCTGCTCGGCACCGACGAATGGGCCAAGGACAAGGGCCTGCCGGTCCTCGCCTACTTCGTCGACAGCGAAACCGCGGCCGTCGACTACGTGAACGGTCCCGACGGCCTGCTGATGGCGCCCACCTACGCGGTGCCGCGGTTGCTCGAGCGCAACGGCCTGACCCTGCAGGACTTCGACTTCTACGAGATCCACGAGGCCTTCGCCTCGGTTGTGCTGTGCACCCTGGCCGCGTGGGAGTCGGAGACCTACTGCAAGGAGCGGCTGGGTCTGGACCGGGCGCTCGGCTCGATCGACCGCGCCAAGCTCAACGTCAACGGCTCGTCGTTGGCCGCCGGCCACCCGTTCGCCGCCACCGGCGGACGCATCGTCGCCCAGGCGGCGAAGCAGATCGCCGAGAACGGCGGCGGACGTGCGCTGATCTCCATCTGCGCCGCCGGCGGTCAGGGCGTTACCGCGATCATCGAGGGATGA
- a CDS encoding 3-oxoacyl-ACP reductase has translation MANTGLYSSFVHSAPGSFIAKQAGLPVPPTLRRYKPSEPALPGPVLLGGSGRLVEPLREILAGADYTLIENATSGRSADKYGALVFDATGITSPDELRQLFEFFQPAMRSTAACARFVVIGTTPELLTSPGERIAQRALEGFTRSLGKELLKGSTVQLVYVSPEAKTGLTGLESTLRFILSAKSAFVDAQVFRVGAADGTSPQSWDKPLEGKVAVVTGAARGIGATIAEVLSRDGAHVICADIPAAGEALADTANKVGGTSLPLDVSAPGAGAKLAEHALERHGGIDIIVNNAGITRDKLLANMDDARWDSVIAVNLIAPEALVNGLLEKGALREGGAVIDVSSIAGIAGNRGQTNYGASKAGVIGLVDSYAPILAEKGVTINAVAPGFIETKMTAAIPLATREAGRLMSSLQQGGQTVDVAETVAYFANPASNAVTGNIVRVCGQGFLGA, from the coding sequence GTGGCCAACACCGGTTTGTACTCGTCATTCGTCCACTCGGCACCCGGCTCGTTCATCGCCAAGCAGGCCGGTCTGCCGGTACCGCCCACCCTGCGCCGCTACAAGCCGTCCGAGCCCGCACTGCCCGGCCCGGTCCTGCTCGGCGGTTCCGGCCGCCTCGTCGAGCCGCTGCGCGAGATCCTCGCCGGCGCCGACTACACGCTGATCGAGAACGCCACCTCCGGTCGCTCGGCCGACAAGTACGGCGCGCTGGTGTTCGACGCCACCGGCATCACCTCCCCCGACGAACTGCGTCAGCTGTTCGAGTTCTTCCAGCCCGCGATGCGCTCGACCGCCGCGTGCGCCCGCTTCGTGGTGATCGGCACCACCCCCGAACTCCTCACCTCCCCCGGCGAGCGGATCGCCCAGCGCGCCCTCGAAGGCTTCACCCGCTCACTCGGCAAGGAACTGCTCAAGGGCTCCACGGTGCAGTTGGTGTACGTCTCCCCCGAGGCCAAGACCGGCCTGACCGGCCTGGAGTCGACGCTCCGGTTCATCCTGTCGGCAAAGTCCGCGTTCGTCGATGCCCAGGTGTTCCGGGTGGGTGCCGCCGACGGCACCTCCCCCCAATCGTGGGACAAGCCGCTCGAAGGCAAGGTGGCCGTGGTCACCGGCGCCGCCCGCGGCATCGGTGCCACGATCGCCGAGGTCCTGTCCCGCGACGGCGCGCACGTCATCTGCGCGGACATCCCGGCCGCGGGTGAGGCGCTGGCCGACACCGCCAACAAGGTCGGCGGCACCTCGCTGCCCCTGGACGTGAGCGCGCCCGGCGCCGGCGCCAAGCTCGCCGAGCACGCCCTCGAACGCCACGGCGGCATCGACATCATCGTCAACAACGCCGGCATCACCCGCGACAAGCTGCTCGCCAACATGGACGACGCCCGGTGGGATTCGGTGATCGCGGTCAACCTGATCGCCCCCGAGGCCCTGGTGAACGGCCTGCTGGAGAAGGGCGCGCTGCGCGAGGGCGGCGCCGTCATCGACGTCTCGTCGATCGCCGGTATCGCCGGCAACCGCGGCCAGACCAACTACGGCGCCTCCAAGGCGGGCGTGATCGGCCTGGTCGACTCGTACGCGCCGATCCTCGCCGAGAAGGGCGTCACCATCAATGCGGTGGCCCCCGGCTTCATCGAGACCAAGATGACCGCCGCTATCCCGCTGGCCACCCGCGAGGCGGGCCGGCTGATGAGTTCGCTGCAGCAGGGCGGACAGACCGTGGACGTCGCCGAAACCGTTGCCTACTTTGCCAACCCGGCATCGAACGCGGTCACCGGCAACATCGTCCGCGTGTGCGGCCAGGGCTTCCTGGGTGCGTGA
- a CDS encoding MaoC family dehydratase, translating to MSKTITLSGAPGTAAIYGKAVAAMLPVVGKPATVSPTATVPDTRYRLADVRVDPDALQAYCRATGQRFSPTLPLTYLFVLQFPLAMKIMTAGEFPFGAVGSVHISNTIERKREIGVGEPLTITTHAENLREHRKGLLIDMISEFTVGSEVVAVQTATFLKQQRTSLSDEPRGPAPTASAPPPPDAVLTVDLGRIRDYAAASGDRNPIHMGNLPARAFGFPKAIAHGMWSAAAALANLEAQLPGAVTYDVQFGKPLLLPAKVNLYTRRIDGEGDFDLAIRDRRKGYPHLTATLRHN from the coding sequence ATGAGTAAGACGATCACGCTGAGCGGGGCCCCGGGCACCGCTGCGATCTATGGCAAGGCCGTGGCCGCGATGCTGCCGGTGGTCGGCAAACCCGCCACGGTGTCGCCGACCGCCACGGTGCCCGACACTCGCTACCGGCTCGCCGACGTACGGGTCGATCCCGATGCGCTGCAGGCGTATTGCCGGGCCACCGGGCAGCGCTTCTCCCCGACGCTGCCGCTCACGTACCTGTTCGTGCTGCAGTTCCCGCTGGCCATGAAGATCATGACCGCCGGCGAATTCCCGTTCGGCGCCGTGGGTTCGGTGCACATCTCCAATACGATCGAACGCAAGCGGGAGATCGGCGTGGGCGAGCCGCTGACGATCACCACGCACGCGGAGAATCTGCGGGAGCACCGCAAGGGTCTGCTGATCGACATGATCAGCGAATTCACCGTCGGCTCTGAGGTTGTCGCGGTGCAGACCGCGACCTTCCTCAAGCAGCAGCGCACCAGCCTGTCCGACGAACCGCGCGGCCCCGCCCCGACGGCATCGGCCCCGCCGCCGCCCGACGCGGTACTGACGGTCGACCTCGGGCGTATCCGCGACTACGCGGCAGCCTCCGGTGACCGCAACCCCATCCACATGGGCAATCTGCCCGCCAGGGCGTTCGGTTTCCCCAAAGCCATTGCCCATGGAATGTGGAGCGCAGCAGCCGCTTTGGCCAATCTCGAGGCTCAACTGCCCGGTGCGGTGACCTACGACGTGCAGTTCGGCAAGCCACTGCTGCTGCCCGCCAAGGTCAACCTCTACACCCGGCGCATCGACGGGGAAGGCGATTTCGATCTCGCCATCCGCGACCGCCGCAAGGGATATCCCCATCTGACGGCCACCCTGCGCCACAACTGA